The Thalassotalea sp. 273M-4 genome includes a region encoding these proteins:
- a CDS encoding two-component regulator propeller domain-containing protein, whose protein sequence is MAGFILSILPTFSGYAAHDSRQDSTIELLQEIQFSNLNADKLHLHPTIYAITQDAAGFMWFGTQDGLFKYDGNEVSQIGSDIGKPGNLSSNWVNDLHSDREGRLWVATRNGIGLYYPEEERFRLFNRNTHPTKFLGLYYSSIAEDPEGNLWFGSEEHGLVLFDLKTNQFSTFLTNSNDSSSLSSNKISDLVFDSVGNLYIATRDNGINVKLKNRHDFLHFNASSDIAIAGNNIRKLYMDSRGMLWVGTAEHGLFSFDLKQGITQHFQHDRQNPQGICSNSISDIEQGPNGNLWLATDIGLCQFSIHKQVFKLHEHDNSRLTSLQDNRVRAVYKDDGGVIWVGTDNGVSKWNASLQLFTHVSNQLGVNLSNNVISSFAQAKDGNIYVGTWGGGLNLVNPNSLHTTNSARIELLFDHTRDKHIGSLFVDSKDNLWVGAAFDGLYLQPTNSQDVVHFTRDSSTNSISANKITSINELNDGTIVISTYGGGVNFYQPEKGFTYLKHDPNNVNSLSSDWVYSVTEDEKGLLWIATENAGVDVYDRNTGKFHHLIKSNHSEDVLQSNSVYSILNTKKYLWFATQDGGISRLNKQRYYQGEVAFSHVRQGNGVRISSAYGLLEGEKGFIWASHGNGISRIHPEDFSLINFSASHNLQGRNFNAGAAFKGTNGQMYFGGANGFNIINPHQIPINNYSPKVRLTKFRKFNEPVPIKSVLNKEGHLVLDYSDSVIGFEFAALDFTAPENNQYKYQMLGLSDRWINLNENRITFSNLSAGEYQLVVKGSNNDGFWSDESLVVDIFVKPPVWQTWYAYSLYGFVLLMIVLAMLKRSRRKANENKLYQQRLEDQVKQRTADLQEANDNLANAIIETESAKDIAEKAAQAKADFLATMSHEIRTPMNSILGMNELLLKTNLSEVQKKYANMAFSSGKSLLRLINDILDFSKMEENKIRLENVSFDLPALIDECVYLLQPRDDSRYVEVKAQIGLNCPTYIKGDVLRFRQILNNLLGNAIKFTHQGSVCVFADLEDSMLVLKIIDTGIGIEQETQENIFKPFEQADSSTTRKFGGTGLGLSITKRLVELMDGSISISSVVGEGTTFTIKVPIEIGHSADGKIQGNEAEGRLDLDLDVVAKANVALITYDRAVIKQVKHSLQKLKLNYQQINNSESITKFYKNRFHDVLLIDAEVLSQLDWQLKMEHLHQRIICLYDDNDEINPKEYSKIRFIQKPIQLADLYESLAEKVSCHQDDTLKEGEQVIQFNAKVLLVEDAYTNQIVATEMLAMYGCQVDIAENGSLALKMVQDKHYDLVFMDCQMPVMDGFEATRKIRLWQEVHNQPPVLIIALTAGKGVGYLEECLGVGMDDFMLKPFNFGQMEEILCKHIPKLQVKLTQTLTPAQKSIEALPTHELIDQEGLNAIFDIEKITGRNVFPKVFAMFRTEMQGKLPDIKQHYINGDSDSVYQLAHAMKSLSANVGAKRLVDLCQSIEQATFNNDLMQCANEIELLSSCYEKTVAHLVEL, encoded by the coding sequence GTGGCTGGTTTTATCTTGTCGATATTGCCAACGTTCTCAGGTTATGCTGCTCATGACTCAAGGCAGGACAGTACGATTGAGCTTTTACAAGAGATTCAATTTTCAAATCTAAATGCAGATAAACTGCACTTACACCCAACGATTTATGCAATTACACAAGATGCTGCAGGTTTTATGTGGTTTGGCACTCAAGATGGGTTATTTAAATACGACGGTAACGAAGTAAGCCAAATTGGTAGTGACATCGGTAAACCGGGAAATTTATCCAGTAATTGGGTTAACGATTTGCATTCTGATCGCGAAGGTCGCCTGTGGGTTGCTACGCGAAATGGTATTGGCCTTTATTATCCTGAAGAAGAGCGATTTAGGCTGTTTAATCGCAATACTCATCCAACCAAATTCTTGGGGTTGTACTACTCCAGTATTGCTGAAGATCCCGAAGGCAATCTTTGGTTTGGTAGTGAAGAGCATGGTCTTGTACTATTTGATTTAAAAACCAACCAATTCTCTACTTTCTTAACCAATAGTAATGACAGCTCTTCTTTGAGCAGTAATAAAATATCTGATTTGGTTTTTGATTCAGTGGGCAATTTGTACATTGCCACTCGCGATAATGGCATAAACGTTAAATTAAAAAACCGACATGATTTTCTGCATTTTAATGCATCTAGCGACATTGCGATTGCGGGTAATAATATTCGCAAGTTGTATATGGACTCGAGGGGAATGCTTTGGGTTGGAACTGCTGAACATGGCCTGTTTAGCTTTGATTTAAAACAAGGGATAACGCAACACTTTCAGCATGACAGGCAAAATCCACAAGGCATTTGTAGCAACAGTATTTCCGATATAGAACAAGGCCCTAACGGGAACCTATGGTTAGCAACAGATATTGGTCTTTGTCAGTTTTCAATTCACAAGCAAGTGTTTAAACTGCATGAACACGATAATAGCAGACTGACCAGTTTACAGGATAATCGAGTACGGGCGGTGTATAAAGATGACGGTGGGGTTATCTGGGTTGGTACCGATAATGGGGTCAGTAAATGGAATGCATCTTTACAGCTATTCACCCATGTCAGTAATCAGTTAGGGGTTAATCTATCTAATAATGTAATCTCGTCTTTTGCCCAAGCAAAAGATGGCAATATTTATGTCGGCACTTGGGGCGGAGGGCTTAATTTAGTCAATCCTAATAGTTTGCATACAACCAATAGCGCAAGGATAGAACTGCTTTTTGACCATACTCGTGACAAGCACATTGGCAGTTTATTTGTTGATAGTAAAGATAATTTATGGGTAGGCGCTGCCTTTGATGGCCTGTATTTGCAGCCGACTAACTCACAAGATGTTGTTCACTTTACTCGCGATAGCAGCACAAACAGCATCAGTGCCAATAAAATCACCAGCATTAACGAATTAAACGATGGTACCATAGTGATATCTACCTATGGGGGCGGGGTTAACTTCTATCAACCGGAAAAAGGTTTTACCTATCTAAAGCACGATCCTAATAATGTAAATTCCTTATCAAGTGATTGGGTTTATAGCGTCACTGAAGATGAAAAGGGGTTATTATGGATCGCAACCGAAAATGCAGGTGTCGATGTTTACGATCGAAATACAGGCAAGTTTCACCATTTAATCAAGTCAAACCACAGCGAAGATGTTCTGCAGAGTAACTCTGTTTACTCCATTTTAAATACCAAAAAGTATTTGTGGTTCGCCACTCAAGATGGCGGTATATCGCGTCTTAATAAGCAGCGTTATTATCAAGGAGAAGTAGCGTTTTCTCATGTTCGTCAAGGGAATGGGGTACGCATTAGTTCGGCATACGGTTTGCTAGAGGGCGAAAAAGGCTTTATTTGGGCCAGTCATGGTAATGGCATCAGTCGAATTCATCCTGAAGATTTTTCGTTAATAAACTTTAGCGCATCGCATAACTTACAAGGCAGAAACTTTAATGCTGGCGCCGCATTTAAAGGAACAAATGGACAGATGTATTTTGGTGGCGCCAATGGTTTTAATATAATCAATCCGCATCAAATACCAATCAATAATTACAGCCCAAAGGTTCGCCTAACCAAGTTTAGAAAATTTAATGAACCCGTACCGATTAAGTCGGTATTAAACAAAGAAGGGCATTTGGTGCTCGATTATTCCGACTCGGTTATTGGCTTTGAGTTCGCAGCTCTGGATTTCACCGCACCAGAGAATAATCAATACAAATACCAAATGTTAGGGTTGTCCGATCGCTGGATAAACTTAAATGAAAACAGAATTACCTTTTCCAACTTATCCGCAGGTGAATATCAATTGGTGGTGAAAGGCTCAAATAATGACGGTTTTTGGAGTGACGAAAGCCTCGTCGTTGATATTTTTGTAAAACCACCCGTGTGGCAAACCTGGTATGCCTATAGCCTTTATGGTTTCGTGTTGTTGATGATAGTGTTGGCAATGTTAAAGCGAAGCCGTCGAAAAGCCAACGAAAATAAGTTATACCAGCAACGATTAGAGGATCAGGTTAAGCAAAGAACCGCAGATTTACAAGAGGCTAATGATAACCTCGCCAATGCCATTATTGAAACCGAATCAGCTAAAGATATTGCCGAAAAAGCAGCCCAAGCCAAAGCCGACTTTTTAGCCACCATGAGCCATGAAATCCGCACCCCAATGAACAGTATTCTTGGGATGAATGAATTATTGCTGAAAACCAATTTATCAGAAGTGCAAAAGAAATATGCCAATATGGCGTTTAGCTCAGGCAAAAGTTTATTAAGGCTGATTAATGACATTCTCGACTTCTCCAAAATGGAAGAGAATAAAATTAGGTTAGAAAATGTCAGTTTTGATTTACCAGCATTAATAGATGAATGTGTTTATTTATTACAACCTCGTGATGACAGCAGATACGTCGAAGTTAAAGCGCAAATTGGCCTTAATTGTCCAACCTATATTAAGGGCGATGTATTAAGATTTCGCCAAATCCTAAATAACTTATTAGGAAACGCCATTAAGTTTACTCATCAAGGTAGTGTGTGTGTGTTTGCTGACCTTGAAGATTCGATGTTGGTACTTAAGATAATCGACACAGGTATCGGTATTGAACAAGAAACCCAAGAAAATATTTTTAAACCTTTTGAGCAAGCAGACAGCTCCACAACCCGAAAATTTGGTGGCACGGGATTAGGTTTAAGCATAACCAAACGTTTAGTGGAATTAATGGACGGTAGCATTTCAATCTCTTCGGTTGTCGGGGAAGGAACGACCTTTACCATTAAAGTCCCTATTGAAATAGGCCACAGTGCTGACGGTAAAATACAAGGTAATGAAGCTGAAGGGCGGTTAGATCTCGATTTGGATGTTGTTGCCAAAGCCAATGTTGCTCTTATCACTTACGATCGAGCCGTAATAAAGCAGGTTAAGCATAGCTTGCAAAAATTAAAATTGAATTATCAGCAAATTAATAACAGTGAAAGTATCACCAAATTTTATAAAAACCGCTTTCATGATGTGTTATTAATCGATGCCGAAGTCTTAAGCCAATTGGATTGGCAATTAAAGATGGAGCATTTGCATCAGCGTATCATTTGTTTGTATGACGATAATGATGAGATTAATCCAAAAGAATATTCAAAGATTCGGTTCATTCAAAAACCCATTCAATTAGCTGATTTATATGAGAGCTTAGCTGAGAAAGTATCGTGCCACCAAGATGACACTCTAAAAGAGGGAGAGCAAGTCATCCAATTTAATGCCAAGGTGTTATTGGTTGAAGATGCCTATACTAACCAAATAGTCGCGACCGAAATGCTGGCGATGTATGGTTGTCAGGTTGATATCGCCGAAAACGGTTCGTTGGCTCTAAAAATGGTGCAAGACAAACACTATGATCTGGTCTTTATGGATTGTCAGATGCCGGTAATGGATGGTTTTGAAGCGACTCGAAAAATACGCCTATGGCAAGAAGTTCACAACCAACCTCCGGTTCTTATTATTGCGTTAACCGCAGGCAAAGGGGTTGGTTATTTAGAGGAATGTTTGGGCGTAGGGATGGATGATTTTATGCTTAAACCATTTAATTTCGGCCAAATGGAAGAAATTCTTTGCAAGCACATTCCTAAATTACAAGTGAAGCTAACTCAGACGTTAACCCCTGCTCAAAAATCGATTGAAGCGTTACCGACGCATGAGTTGATTGATCAGGAAGGGTTAAATGCGATTTTTGATATTGAAAAAATTACCGGTAGAAATGTATTTCCGAAAGTATTCGCAATGTTTCGTACCGAAATGCAAGGTAAATTACCCGATATAAAACAACATTATATCAATGGGGATAGTGATTCTGTATACCAGTTAGCGCATGCTATGAAGTCGCTGTCAGCTAACGTAGGTGCCAAGAGATTAGTCGATTTATGCCAATCAATAGAACAAGCAACGTTTAATAACGATTTGATGCAATGTGCGAATGAGATTGAGTTATTGTCTTCTTGTTATGAAAAAACAGTCGCTCACTTAGTTGAACTTTAA
- a CDS encoding response regulator encodes MDYVKEVNKKKILVCDDDPTHLLLMQEVLSADGFDVICAADGVSSVSQYVLHKPDIVLLDVEMPEKSGFQVCKEIRNTDEGEDIPILMITGAGDIDSIAKSFDVGATDFLQKPIKWPVISHRVAYMLHSSQYVYDLKNTQSRLNYLAYFDSLTGLANKQSLLKYMHARWQSRQVGEDPMSIVTIQLGFLNSAYAALGPLVGDKLIQKMAEILKSYLCAKISVNNDAFCLSRNSDDEFIFCLPTESVDRIKHLLDDLLSLLATPVQVDDYHLYLTPRIGVAVTSDEVFDPEKLLSRSLIASKQAEINRYRIYSKAQKEQLLVQLSTEQKVRKALIQNQVGFQFHPIANHSNNAIDYRQLQVTHIGNEAFNDAFDAVLKQGVTPYLQIDFYDWKLRRLSECFEQLFALFDQKVKILLPIPSYVLSSERVFKKLEQLFNQHPQAQHRLIVQVLLDTNINDVKAHWEITRLCQFVPCVSLFYAQNNLQQMNRIEHAKIDSIKVSLSALKTLDNAQLSNFIDNFCNKKVAVIVADVDRQGDCEDAKSLGFEMLQGNEISKQHGVISFNR; translated from the coding sequence ATGGATTATGTAAAAGAGGTTAACAAGAAAAAAATCCTTGTCTGTGATGATGACCCAACCCACTTATTGTTGATGCAAGAAGTCTTAAGTGCGGATGGTTTTGACGTTATCTGCGCCGCCGACGGGGTATCTTCGGTGTCGCAATATGTTTTGCATAAACCTGATATTGTATTGCTGGATGTTGAAATGCCTGAGAAAAGTGGTTTTCAGGTGTGTAAAGAGATTCGCAACACTGACGAGGGGGAAGACATTCCTATTTTGATGATAACAGGGGCTGGCGATATTGACTCAATTGCTAAGTCGTTTGACGTTGGGGCCACAGACTTTTTACAAAAACCAATCAAATGGCCAGTGATCAGTCACCGAGTCGCCTATATGTTGCACTCTAGCCAATATGTTTATGATTTAAAAAATACTCAAAGCCGATTAAATTATTTGGCTTACTTTGACTCCCTTACGGGACTGGCAAATAAACAAAGCTTATTAAAATATATGCACGCACGTTGGCAATCTCGCCAAGTCGGTGAAGACCCAATGAGTATCGTTACGATCCAACTAGGTTTTTTAAACAGTGCTTATGCTGCATTGGGGCCATTAGTTGGTGATAAGCTTATTCAAAAGATGGCTGAAATATTAAAATCGTATTTATGCGCAAAAATTTCGGTTAACAATGACGCTTTTTGTTTGTCTCGAAATAGTGATGACGAGTTTATATTTTGCCTACCAACCGAGTCTGTTGATAGGATTAAACATTTGCTAGATGACCTATTATCTTTATTGGCAACCCCCGTTCAGGTTGATGACTATCACCTTTATCTTACGCCCAGAATAGGTGTGGCGGTTACCAGCGATGAAGTCTTTGATCCTGAAAAACTGCTGTCACGTTCCTTGATCGCCAGTAAACAAGCTGAAATAAACCGTTATCGTATTTATTCAAAAGCACAAAAAGAGCAATTGTTGGTACAACTGAGTACGGAGCAAAAAGTTCGTAAGGCCTTGATTCAAAATCAAGTGGGTTTTCAATTTCATCCGATTGCTAACCACAGCAATAACGCTATTGATTATCGCCAGTTACAAGTCACTCATATTGGTAATGAGGCTTTTAATGATGCGTTTGACGCTGTACTTAAGCAAGGCGTAACGCCGTATTTACAAATTGATTTCTATGATTGGAAGTTAAGGCGCTTAAGCGAATGCTTCGAGCAATTGTTCGCTTTATTCGACCAAAAGGTCAAAATACTTCTGCCCATTCCCTCTTATGTGTTGAGTTCTGAACGGGTGTTTAAAAAGCTTGAGCAGTTATTTAATCAACATCCACAAGCTCAGCATCGACTTATTGTTCAAGTTCTATTGGACACGAATATTAACGATGTAAAAGCACATTGGGAAATCACCCGTTTATGTCAATTCGTGCCTTGCGTATCGTTATTTTATGCTCAAAATAACTTGCAACAGATGAACCGAATTGAGCACGCAAAAATCGATTCGATTAAAGTGAGTTTATCGGCGTTAAAAACCTTAGATAATGCGCAATTAAGCAATTTTATAGATAATTTTTGCAATAAAAAAGTCGCTGTCATTGTCGCGGATGTCGACCGACAAGGTGATTGCGAAGATGCCAAATCTTTGGGTTTTGAAATGTTGCAAGGAAATGAGATATCCAAACAACACGGTGTGATCTCATTTAACCGCTAA
- the sfsA gene encoding DNA/RNA nuclease SfsA: MKYPQALKKATLIKRYKRFLADVIIADGSEVTIHVANTGAMTGCAEPNDIVWFSTSDNPKRKYTRSWELTQTKRQHFICVNTIRANQLVEEALRDNTISQLQGYKTLKREVKYGIENSKIDFLLADGPTDNAYIEVKSVTLLDDSSENGTGYFPDTVTLRGQKHIRELIEIKKSGKRAVLLFAVLHTGIDQVKPARHIDPKYGLLIDQALAVGVEIYAFKANINQAEIRLNQMIPFTP; the protein is encoded by the coding sequence ATGAAATATCCACAAGCCTTAAAAAAAGCCACGTTAATAAAACGCTATAAACGCTTTTTGGCCGATGTGATCATTGCCGATGGTTCAGAAGTTACGATACATGTCGCAAACACCGGGGCAATGACAGGCTGTGCAGAGCCAAACGATATTGTATGGTTTAGCACCTCGGATAATCCAAAACGCAAATACACGCGCAGTTGGGAACTGACCCAAACCAAGCGACAACACTTTATTTGCGTTAATACCATCCGCGCTAACCAATTGGTTGAGGAAGCATTGAGGGATAACACCATCAGCCAATTGCAGGGATACAAGACTCTAAAACGTGAGGTGAAATACGGAATAGAGAACAGTAAGATCGATTTTCTCTTAGCCGATGGCCCAACGGACAATGCCTACATAGAAGTCAAAAGCGTGACCTTGTTGGACGATTCAAGTGAAAATGGCACCGGATACTTCCCTGATACCGTGACCCTGCGTGGACAAAAGCATATTCGAGAGCTAATCGAAATAAAAAAATCCGGTAAACGAGCTGTTTTACTGTTTGCCGTCTTGCACACAGGCATTGACCAAGTTAAACCTGCTCGTCATATAGATCCAAAATACGGCCTATTAATTGATCAAGCACTGGCTGTAGGGGTTGAGATCTATGCTTTCAAAGCCAACATTAATCAAGCCGAAATCCGCTTGAATCAAATGATCCCGTTTACCCCTTAA
- a CDS encoding DUF3313 domain-containing protein has translation MNMVKMAGLLSLSLALCACNPAAQQNINNDQQSSSDKSQAYSGFLSSYKDLEEIKAEDNSLVKRYISPELKQRGYNKIMVDALQYFPAPKPNDSASRETLSAISEYTNDTFALAIRNTATLATEPGDRTIRLKVAITELNVVDKDSMDYRYLQTEFLSSEAVNEAAELIVKFTIEVEVLDSRSSETLARVVKTGFGESMKAGEPITLDKVKPLLDIWRETMQKSIVEQL, from the coding sequence ATGAATATGGTCAAGATGGCGGGGTTATTAAGTTTATCTTTAGCTTTATGTGCCTGTAATCCCGCAGCGCAGCAAAACATTAATAATGACCAGCAATCGAGCAGTGATAAGAGCCAAGCTTATTCTGGCTTTTTAAGCAGTTATAAAGATTTAGAAGAAATAAAGGCTGAAGATAATTCTTTGGTCAAACGCTATATTAGTCCCGAATTAAAACAGCGGGGATATAACAAAATTATGGTCGATGCATTGCAATACTTCCCCGCGCCAAAACCTAATGATAGTGCGTCTCGAGAGACTTTGTCGGCCATCAGTGAATACACCAATGACACCTTTGCTTTAGCTATTAGGAATACTGCCACTTTGGCAACCGAACCTGGTGATCGTACCATTCGATTAAAAGTGGCAATTACCGAATTAAACGTTGTCGATAAAGACTCGATGGATTATCGATATTTACAAACAGAATTTTTAAGCTCGGAAGCGGTAAATGAGGCCGCTGAATTAATTGTTAAATTTACCATCGAAGTTGAAGTTCTTGACTCGCGAAGCTCAGAAACGCTGGCACGAGTTGTTAAGACTGGTTTTGGCGAGTCGATGAAAGCGGGAGAGCCGATTACCTTAGATAAGGTTAAACCATTACTTGATATTTGGCGTGAAACCATGCAAAAAAGTATTGTAGAGCAACTCTAA
- the pepB gene encoding aminopeptidase PepB, whose translation MSSVANIRLSSKKPSNWQSATQIGFEQDDIVIFVDDVNRLDLRKIQQAGRKIESLGVKQAKLSGQHWCELSQWAFAQGFTKVGQYKSVEFTGDSGLVDALNKKLTTYAWARDLINATPSNLVPVGLATAAAEYLKSLAGEHVSFEIVKGEELERQGWSGTYNVGKGSVNPPAMLILDYNPSGDKNATIDTVLVGKGITFDSGGYSIKPSAGMFSMKCDMGGAATVSAALALAIQSGLSKRVKLILCCAENMVSSFAYKLGDIITYKNGVKVEIANTDAEGRLVLADGLIAASEMNPNRIIDAATLTGAAVLATGGEFNALFSMDDDLVAAAQRHASRHNDPAWRLPLMSFHQEKCPSAFADTANSTTQKGGGAGGASNAAGFLSRFVDSSGKGWLHMDLAAVYNENANNMWAAGATGAGIATVTGLLLND comes from the coding sequence ATGTCATCAGTAGCAAATATCAGACTAAGCAGTAAGAAGCCTTCAAACTGGCAATCAGCAACTCAAATCGGTTTTGAGCAAGATGACATTGTAATTTTTGTTGACGATGTCAATCGTTTGGATTTAAGGAAAATTCAACAAGCCGGACGAAAAATTGAAAGTTTAGGGGTTAAGCAAGCCAAATTATCAGGCCAGCATTGGTGCGAATTATCGCAATGGGCGTTTGCTCAAGGCTTTACTAAAGTTGGCCAATATAAGTCGGTTGAATTTACCGGAGACAGTGGCTTAGTCGATGCGTTAAATAAAAAGCTAACGACCTATGCTTGGGCTCGAGATTTAATTAACGCAACGCCTTCAAATCTAGTGCCTGTAGGTTTAGCCACAGCGGCCGCAGAATACTTAAAGTCGTTGGCAGGCGAGCATGTCAGTTTTGAGATTGTCAAAGGGGAAGAGCTCGAAAGACAAGGCTGGAGTGGCACATACAATGTTGGTAAAGGCAGTGTTAATCCTCCGGCGATGCTGATTTTAGATTACAACCCAAGTGGTGATAAAAACGCAACAATCGATACGGTACTTGTGGGTAAAGGGATTACCTTTGATTCTGGTGGGTACTCAATAAAACCAAGTGCTGGTATGTTTTCAATGAAGTGTGACATGGGTGGCGCCGCAACCGTTAGTGCCGCTCTTGCTTTAGCGATTCAATCAGGGTTATCAAAACGGGTTAAACTCATTCTGTGTTGCGCCGAAAATATGGTGAGCAGTTTTGCCTATAAGCTGGGTGACATTATTACTTATAAAAATGGTGTTAAGGTTGAAATCGCGAATACCGATGCAGAAGGCCGACTGGTTCTGGCCGATGGCTTGATAGCCGCTTCAGAAATGAACCCTAATCGTATTATCGATGCCGCAACCCTAACCGGAGCCGCTGTACTGGCAACAGGTGGCGAGTTTAACGCTTTATTCTCCATGGATGATGACTTAGTTGCTGCCGCTCAAAGACATGCTAGTCGTCATAACGATCCGGCTTGGCGCTTGCCTTTAATGTCTTTTCATCAAGAAAAATGCCCCTCCGCCTTTGCCGATACGGCTAATTCGACCACTCAAAAAGGTGGTGGTGCTGGTGGTGCAAGCAATGCCGCAGGCTTTTTATCACGCTTTGTTGACTCATCAGGCAAAGGTTGGTTGCATATGGACTTAGCCGCAGTATATAACGAAAATGCCAACAATATGTGGGCCGCTGGTGCTACCGGAGCCGGTATTGCCACCGTTACCGGGTTATTATTAAATGACTAA
- the thpR gene encoding RNA 2',3'-cyclic phosphodiesterase, translating into MNRRVFFGLSPSAKSKTEIDQWRQQYLTHLNNKKLKPVAVENFHLTLFFIGFVDQKAFSKLFALGDTINAQPFSLTLNTLGLFKRPKVLYLGCQTIPTELQQLASLLAKQLGDLGFTHQHSTFVPHLTLCRKATEAVLAQQDFAFTLFFNDFCLYESTTVDDKVKYNILKRWSLQ; encoded by the coding sequence TTGAACAGACGGGTATTTTTTGGCTTGTCACCATCGGCCAAATCAAAAACAGAAATAGACCAATGGCGCCAACAATATTTAACCCATCTAAATAATAAAAAGTTAAAGCCTGTCGCCGTTGAAAACTTTCATCTAACCTTATTTTTTATTGGCTTTGTTGATCAAAAAGCATTCAGCAAACTTTTTGCGCTTGGTGATACCATTAATGCTCAGCCTTTTAGCTTAACATTAAATACCCTAGGGCTATTCAAACGACCCAAAGTATTGTATTTAGGTTGCCAGACGATACCAACAGAGCTACAGCAGTTGGCTTCATTACTGGCCAAGCAGCTCGGTGATCTTGGTTTTACCCATCAGCACTCCACATTTGTTCCCCATTTAACCCTTTGCCGCAAGGCAACCGAAGCGGTGTTAGCACAACAAGATTTTGCATTTACATTGTTTTTTAACGACTTTTGCTTATATGAGTCAACAACAGTTGACGACAAGGTGAAATACAACATTTTAAAGCGCTGGTCATTGCAATGA